One part of the Humulus lupulus chromosome 9, drHumLupu1.1, whole genome shotgun sequence genome encodes these proteins:
- the LOC133802660 gene encoding protein BUD31 homolog 2-like: MFIDGFLHMGPMKTDQDHNSFIGIKSLIEPTLRELQSKMREAENDPHDGKRKCEALWPIFKIAHQKSRYIFDLYHQRKEISKELFEFCLDQGYADRNIIAKWKNFRLQYTLFEHDTVCTC, encoded by the exons ATGTTTATAGATGGTTTCCTGCATATGG GGCCAATGAAAACAGATCAGGATCACAATTCGTTTATTGGAATCAAATCATTGATTGAGCCTACTCTTCGTGAACTACAATCAAAGATGAGAGaag CTGAGAATGATCCCCATGATGGCAAGAGAAAGTGTGAGGCTTTGTGGCCTATATTCAAAATAGCACATCAGAAGAGCCGTTACATTTTTGACCTTTACCATCAGCGAAAGGAAATATCTAAGGAGCTGTTTGAGTTCTGTCTAGACCAAGGTTACGCTGACCGTAATATTATTGCAAAATGGAAGAATTTTCGTTTACAGTACACTTTATTTGAACATGATACTGTTTGCACTTGCTAA